A window of Bacteroidota bacterium genomic DNA:
ATAAGCATCTCTCACTTCGTGAGCCAGACTGCGCTCGGCAAATGGAAGCCAAGGTGGTCTGTAGAGCACTCTGGCATGCGAGTACTCGTTCGTAAACGCCCACCCTGAGGTTGAAATGCGATAGCGAAACACCTCGTCAATCGACTCCTCAGCGAACACGGTCTCTGCGTGGGGAGCGAGTGTCAACAGGAAACCAACGGGTAGCGAGACCAGCCCCAGAAGTACAAGCGCACCGAGTGCGAGAAGTCCAACCTGCTCAATTCCGCCCCAAAGCCAGTGCACCCCCGCTGACAGGGCTGCCACAGAGATAAACCAAAGTACCGGAAGAGCCGCCAGGTCGACCGCTGTGCCCGCGAAGCTCCACCCGCATGCACGGAGCACCCACGCCGCGCTCGCCAGTCCTGTAAGGCTGAGACATGCCCACTGCAAATACGGTGAGCGCAGCCAATTCGCGCAGAGGCACGATGCAGCCGTTGCAACGATCCAGAAGCCGTTCCAGATAAGCGCTGCCTCCATCACTCACGGGCACCTGGCGCCAGTAGAAACAGCACCGCCATGCGCACGGCGACACCGTTCGTGACCTGGTCGAGGATGACGGCGCGCTCGTGGTCGACGACCTCCGTCGCGAGTTCGACGCCGCGGTTCACCGGGCCGGGGTGCATCACGACGAGGTCGGGGTGCCGATCGAGGTGGTGGAGGCCGATGCCGTAGCGCGCGTGGTACTCGCGGAGGCTCGGGAACAGCCCGCCCGCCTGCCGTTCGAGCTGGATGCGGAGCGCCATCGCCACGTCGCAGCCGTCGAGCGCCTCGTCAAGGCGGTCGGTGACGCGGACGCCGAGCGTCTCCGCCTCGACGGGCAGCATCGTGCGTGGGCCGCAGAACGTGACCTCGGCCCCAAGCTTGGTGAGCGCGTAGGCGTTCGAGCGCGCCACGCGGCTGTGCGCCACGTCGCCGAGGATCGAGACGCGCAGGCCCGAGAAGTCGCCGCGCGCGAGGCGGTTGGTCCCGTCGGCGTCGAGGAACTTGGGGAGGTCGAGATCGGCGATGGTGTAGGCGTCGAGGAGGGCCTGCGTGGGGTGCTCGTGCGCGCCGTCGCCCGCGTTCACCACGGCCGAGTCGATGCAGCGGGTGAGGAAATGCGGCGCGCCGGCCGACTTATGCCGGATCACGACGAGGTCGATCTTCATCGCCTCGATGTTGCGCGCGGTGTCCTTGAGGGTCTCGCCCTTCGACACGGACGAGCCCGACGCCGAGAAGTTGACCGTGTCGGCCGAGAGCCGCTTCTCGGCGAGCTCAAAGGAGATCCGCGTGCGCGTCGACGGCTCGAAGAAGAGGTTCACGACCGTCACGCCGCGCAGGCTCGGCACGCGCTTGATCGGGCGGTCGAGGACGCTGCGGAACTCGCGCGCGGTGCGGAGCAGGAGCCGGATCTCGGCGGCGGAGTAGGTCTCCAGCCCGAGCAGGTGGCGATGCTGGAGATGTTGGATTTCCGATATCGGATTTCCGATTGGAGAAGCAGACGGGTTGGGCATAGCCAATCGATAATCGTCAATCGTCAATCTTCGTTCGTTCGACGAGCCACACGCCGTCCACGCCGTCGGTCTCGGTGAGGCGGACGCGGACCTCCTCGCCGGGGGTCGTCGGGACGGTGCGGCCCACGAAGTCGGGGCGGATGGGCAGCTCGCGCAGGCCGCGGTCGATCATGCAGAGCACGCGCACCGAGGCAGGCCGCCCGAGGTCCATCAGCGCGTCGAGCGCGGCGCGCGTGGTGCGGCCCGTGTAGACGACATCGTCCACGAGGACGAGGCGGCGGT
This region includes:
- a CDS encoding aspartate carbamoyltransferase catalytic subunit; this encodes MPNPSASPIGNPISEIQHLQHRHLLGLETYSAAEIRLLLRTAREFRSVLDRPIKRVPSLRGVTVVNLFFEPSTRTRISFELAEKRLSADTVNFSASGSSVSKGETLKDTARNIEAMKIDLVVIRHKSAGAPHFLTRCIDSAVVNAGDGAHEHPTQALLDAYTIADLDLPKFLDADGTNRLARGDFSGLRVSILGDVAHSRVARSNAYALTKLGAEVTFCGPRTMLPVEAETLGVRVTDRLDEALDGCDVAMALRIQLERQAGGLFPSLREYHARYGIGLHHLDRHPDLVVMHPGPVNRGVELATEVVDHERAVILDQVTNGVAVRMAVLFLLAPGARE